Within the Maribacter sp. BPC-D8 genome, the region ACCAGGATATAATTTAGTTACCTGAACACCGCCATCTAAACCAAACTTTTTGGCAATGTCTTTATCCACGTTCTCAAAATCGGCACCTAAAAAATTAAACACTTCTTTCTCTTCCTTTTTGATAATGTCAGTACCGCCTTGCGAATTATGAAGCTCTACTTCCAATTCTTTTTCCTTACCATTTCTATTCACAACAATGGCAACTTTATCACCAGGTCTTTTACCTGCAATAATTTCTTGAAGCCTAGGTGAAGTTCCTGTCTCTTTTCCATTTACGCTAACGATAATATCACCAGATTCCATACCTGCCAAATCTGCACCACTATCTTCACCAACTTGTTCTACCCATACCCCTTTGGTAAAATCAACATTTTTCTCTTTCGCCAAGTTACTGTCCATAGTTCTAATACTAACCCCTAACATACCACGTTGTACGTTACCGAATTTCAGTAAATCTTCAACTACTTTGGTAACGATGTTACTAGGTACTGCAAATCCGTATCCTGTATATGTACCTGTTGTACTTGCAATGGCTGTATTAATACCAACAAGGTTTCCGTCTAAATTAACCAATGCACCACCACTGTTACCAGGGTTAATGGCTGCATCTGTCTGAATAAAACTTTCAACAGCAAACTTATCTGTATTAATATGAATGCTTCTTGCCTTGGCACTTACGATACCTGCAGTAACCGTAGAGTTCAACCCTAACGGATTACCAACTGCCAATACCCACTCACCTACTTCTACATCATCAGAATTCACCAATGACATCGTTTTTAAATTATCGGCTTTAATCTGTAAAAGTGCTAAATCTGTAGTTGGGTCTGTACCAATAACCGTCGCTTTATACGATTGGTTATTATATAAGGTTACCTCGACCTCATCGGCATTATCGATAACATGATTATTTGTAACGATATATCCTTTATCGTTGATAATCACTCCCGATCCAGTACCAACTCTCGGTTGAGATTGCATACCATGCGGAGATTGCCCTTTAAACATATCGCCAAAAAACTCTTTAAAAGGATCTGGCAATTCGCGCGCACCTTGACTTTGATTCGATGATCCTGTTTGGGTAGATTTAATATGCACTACAGCATCTAAAACTTTTTCAGATGTTTCGGTAAAATCTAAAGGCTTAATGTTTCCTTCATTGTCCTTCGTATATAAGGCTTGTGCACCCGGTACAGATTCTACGACGGTTACACCGGTAGATTCTTTTATCTCTTGTTTGTTAAAATGTATTACTCCGTAACTAACTGCTAGAGCAATAACTGCTGAGAAGAAGTAAACCTTCCAAGCGCTTCTGGTATTTGTGTCTGATTTCATATGTATTTAAATTTTTATAATTCTTCTGATGTGCTAATCGCAATAGCTATGCCATGGATATGAATGTCAATGCTAAAAAAAAATTAAAACTGATTGAAATTTTAAGGCTTTTTTTAGACTAACCAGTCTGTAACCTTAAAATTTTGTCAAAATCACGGCTAAAAACAAGTTACTAATCTGATTTATTAGCATGTTTATAGTCGAATATAAAAGATAGGATACTAAATAGGTAGCATAAAACCGACCAAGTGGTCTAAAACTGTCATTTTGACTTAAAGTAAGATATTTCGTATGTTTTAATTTAGTTATTATGCATACTTAAAAAACCTTTGCTATATTTTTACGTAAGTTTAACAACAAGAAATAACTTTTAATTGAATTCACTGAGTACAACTGCAATTCTGGTTTTTGCCAATTCCGCTAAAGAAGATTTAGCGAACAAGCACATTGCCAAAGGTGAAAAGTTATTCGATGTTTTAACCCAAACCACACTCAAGAAAGCTAAAAATACAGGTTTACCTGTTTTTCACTTTTCAGATAAAGATCAAGTTGGCGCAACTTTTGGTGAACGTTTTACCAATGCCATTGCCAACGTTTTTGAAAGAGGTTTTTCTAATATCATTACCATTGGTAATGACACTCCGCATTTAAATACACAGCATCTTAAGCATACTGCCCAACAATTAGCTATGGGTAAGACTGTAATTGGTCCTTCAAATGATGGTGGTTTCTATTTGTTAGGTCTTCAAAAATCTAACTTTGAAGTTACTGAATTTCAAAATTTACCATGGCAACGCTTCAGCTTATACCACCAAATTTCATTATGGTTACAAGAAGAAGCGTCTGAATTAATAAAATTACCTGTTCTACAAGATTTGGATAACGAAAGAGATTTAGAATCTATTCTATCGTTTTCTTCTGGTTTATCATCAACCATATTAATGTTGATCATCGGTTTATTAAAAAGAAGCAGAAGTCTATACTACACTAAACAGAACTTCTCTACCTTATTTCCTAACAGCTTTCTTTATAACAAAGGCTCACCTGAGGTTTCATTTATCTAATTCCCTCTTTGCCCAATAATTGGGCAAATACAACTTCAGTTTAAAGCTTTTTATGAGACACTTAACACTAGTGTTGACATTGTTTATGATAAACATGGTCAATGCTCAAGAAACTATAACAGGTATCGTAACAGATACCGATGGAAATACGATACCGTACGTAAACATTTTACTGTCTGGCACTGTAACTGGATCAACCACCAATGAAAATGGTATGTATACAATCGATGTACCCAACCTTTCAGGCAATATTGAATTTTCTGTTTTAGGGTATCAATCACAAGTAGTCGCCATAAACAATCGAAGTACAATAAATATAACTCTAGAAGACTCTTCTGAAGTTTTAGACGAAGTAGTATTGACTGCATTAGGACTAAAAAGGGAAACCAAAGAATTGGGTTATGTCGTTCAAAGTTTAGATGCAAAAGGAGTAACCGAGGTAAAATCAGTGAATTTCTTAGACAACCTATCTGGTAAATTGGCAGGTGTAACGATTAACCAAGGTGCAACAGGAGTTGGTTCTTCTTCAAAAATTACTATTCGTGGTGAAGCTTCTTTCTCGAATAACAATCCGCTGTTTATTGTGGACGGTGTGCCTATAAACAATAATTCTGTCTTTAATTTTACCAATGAGGCTGCAGCCGGATTTCAAGAAATCGATTTTGGAAATGGCGCTATGGATGTGAATCCTGATGATATTGCCGAAGTGTCTGTATTAAAAGGACCTAGTGCGGCTGCACTTTACGGAACAAGAGCATCTAACGGTGTAATCATCATAGAAACCAAAAGCGGGAAGAATACGAAAGGATTAGGCGTGAGCTACAACACCAGTTTCTTTGTAGATTCAGCATTTCAGTTACCTGATTTTCAAAATGAATACGGACAAGGGAATTCTGGGGAATTTGCTTTTGTAGACGGATTAGGTGGTGGAACAAATGATTTAATCACCTACAGTTGGGGACCTCGTTTAGATGTTGGTAATCTTATTCCGCAATATGATAGTCCCGTGACATTGGCAGATGGTACTGTTGTTCGAGGTGGTGATACTGCTCTTTACAATGGAAATACGATTACACCGACCGAGTTTAAATCGAATCCTGATAATTTGAAGAACTTCTATGAAACGGGGACAACCTTAATCAACAACATCGCTATTTCTAACGGATTTGAAAAAGGTAACTATCGTCTTTCTTTTACCGATTTGAGAAGTGAATCTATAATACCCGGTGTTAATCTAGACCGACAAACCGTAAGTGCAAAATTGAATTTTCAACCTATTGATAGATTACGCATAAATTCATCTATTAGTTATATCAATTCTAATAGTGACAACAGACCCTCTAACGGCTATGGATCTGAAAACGCAAATTATTCTTTAGTCGCTTGGGGTCCGCGTTCTTTAAACATTGAGAATTTAAAAAACTACTGGCAACCAGGTTTAGAAGGCATACAACAGTATTCGTATAACTATACCTTTTTCGATAATCCGTATTTCATTCTTAATGAAAATACCAATTCGTTCAATAGAGATCGTGTTTTCGGAAACATCTCCGCTAGCTATGATATTTCAGAGCATATAACGGCATCTATTAGAACAGGTATGGATTATTCAAGTGAATTACGCCAATTGAAAAGAGCCTATAGTTCTAATCGTTTTTCTAATGGTGCTTATGCCGAGCATGATGTTTTCTACAGAGAAGTGAACACCGATTTTCTATTAAACTATGCAAATCAATTCAATGACTTTAAAGTTGATGTGTCCCTTGGCGGAAATCGATTGGATCAAAAAGCATTTACTTCACAAGCACAAACAACAAGTTTAGCACAACCAGGTATTTTTAGATTATCGAATGCTGCTTCACCTATTGAAGTATTCGAATTTGAATCGAATAAAAGAATAAACAGTTTTTATGGCTTGGCAAAATTCGGATACAAAGACTTTCTATTCTTAGATATCACAGGCAGAAACGATTGGTCAAGTGCTTTGGCTGCTCCGTTTTCAGTAGATAACACCTCATTCTTTTACCCGTCGGTTTCTAGTAGTTTTATACTATCGGAAGTAGTTGATTTGCCTAAGGTAATTTCATTTGCAAAACTAAGAGCAAGTTGGGCACAGGTTGGTAATGATACAAATCCATATCAGACTACAGGTGCTTTTGTAGCACAGACACCGTTTAATGGTCAGCCGACTTTCAGTAATTCAAACACTATTGCAAATGCTAATCTACAACCAGAATTAACCTCTTCATTTGAAGTAGGCGCAGATGTAAGATTCTTTGGCGACCAACTAAGATTCGACGTTTCTTACTATAACGCATTAACCAAAGATCAAATCATTTCTTTACCTATCGGTATCTCTTCCGGTTATACCCAACAAGTAGTTAATGGTGGCGAAGTTCGCTCTAAAGGAGTAGAGATTATTTTGGGCATATCACCAATACTAAGTGAGAATTTAAAATGGAACAGCACTTTAAATTTTAGTACTAATAGATCTACAGTAGAAAGCCTACCACAAGATGAAGGTCGATTAACACTGGCGTACTCTAGAATTTACGACAGTCAAAACCAAACGGTATTTTTACAGGCAGAAGAAGGTGGTCGCGTTGGTGATTTATACGGAACAGGATATCTTAAAAATGAAAATGGCGATTTTATCTTAACGGATGAAGGCAGATACATCCCTGATAACGAATTGCAAAAATTGGGGAATTACAATCCTGATTTTATGTTGGGCTTTAATAATCAATTCAATTACAAGAACTGGAATCTAGGTTTTCTTTTCGATTGGCGACAAGGCGGAATCATTGTATCTAGAACAAGAGCATTAGGTAATGTTGGTGGTCAGCTAGCGGAAACAGCAAATAGACCAGAAGAAGGTATTATACCGGAAGGCGTTGTAAATACAGGCACTGCAGATAATTCTGTTTATACTGAAAATACAGTGGCAGTATCGGCAGAAAGTTACTATCGTCAGTTTTATGATAGAAATCATGAAGAAAACAACACCTATGATGCTTCGTTTTTGAAGTTGCGTCAATTATCTGTTGGTTACACCTTTGACAACCTAAGTATATTCAACCAAGATGCAACTTTGAGTTTATCACTTATTGGAAAAAACTTATTTGCAATTACAGAGAATCCACATTTTGATCCAGAGCAATTAGCGGTACAAGGACAAGGATTTATAAGTGGTGTTGAAGACATGTCATACGCAACCACCAGAAGTATAGGTTTCAAAGCCGGATTTAATTTTTAAGAAAAAGAAGATGAAACATATATATAGCATTCTAATCTTGTTGTTGGTCATTGGCTGCACAAAAGATTTTGAAGAAATTAATACAAATACGAATGATCCTGTAGCAGTGCAACCTAGTCTATTGTTAAGACAGGTTATCTATGACTTTGGTGAACAAATGTCTTATGAAGGGTTTACGGCAGGTAACTTATTAGGGCAATATAGTACGTCATTAGATTTTAACTTATTTGACCGGCATGATTTAAAATCTCCACAATTAGGTGGAAATCCGTGGCCTATATTCTATCAGAATTTACGCGATAATGAAATTATATTGAATCTATCTCAAGAGAATACCGCATATACTGTCTATGAAGGTCCCGCAAGAATTATGAAAGCGTATATGGCGGCTGGCTTAACAGATTTATTTGGTGACGTTCCTTATTCCGAAGCATTTAAGGGAGATACAGAAACCGTGACGGCCGTTTATGATTCTCAAGAATCTATTTATATGGACGAAGGCGGCATATTTGATAATCTTGATAAAGGAATTTTAGCCATACAGAACTATTCTGGAACCATTGCTTTAGAAGGTGATATTTTATTTAATGGTGATTTAAATGGATGGATTCGTTTTGCAAATTCGTTGAAGATTAAATATCTAATGCGTGTTTCAGGTAAAATAGATGTTGCTTCTCAATTACAGGCAATCGCAAGTGAAGGTAATTTCATTAACGATAATAGCGAAAATGCGATTTTCAATTTTACCGATGGTGAGCCGAATAGTTTTAGACTGGCACAACTTAGGATTGGTGATTTTAATAATTACGTGCTTTCTGAAACGATGGATGAAATTTTGACTGATTTAAACGACCCACGTATCGCACAATTGTATCAACCATTTGCAAATAGTACAGATGGTGGTTACAACGGATTATTAAATGGGATTGATGCATCTGTTGGAGTCTCGTTAGCTGATTACTCTTTGCTAGGTACTATTTTCAGAGAGAATACCGGACTATTAGACGCCAACTTCATGACAAGCATGGAAACGCACTTTCTATTAGCGGAAGCCGCCCAAAAAGGGTTGATTACTGCAGATGCTGAAAGTCTATATAATACTGGGGTAACACAAGCATTTGAATATTGGCTAGTAGATTTACCTGCTGATTATTTAACGGTTGATGCTTCGTTGACAAACGGTAATCCTATAGAAAATATCATTACTCAAAAATGGATTGCAAATAGCATTAATGGTTATGAAGGTTGGGTTGAATATAGAAGAACTGGTTTCCCTCAATTGAAAACAATTTCAGCTAGTTTGAATAATGATTTGATTCCGATTCGCATGCCTTATCCTGCTGAGGAAGAAGCTTTAAATAATGCCAATTATACCGAAGCTTCAAATAACACGGAAGGCAATAGTATAAATGTGGCAGTTTGGTGGGATGAGTAACAGAGTTAGGAATTAGGAATTAGGAATTAGGAAAAATCAAAAAGAAATGACTGAAGTAAAGATTTGGCAATGGGGATTAATAATAGCATCAAGTTTGGCGTTATTTTTCCTTTCCCCATGGGCAAAAGATACCAATCAGTTTTTTAAAGCGGTTCAAAAAAAGAAAGCGCCCAATACGTTCATGTTAATGGGTAGTTTGATTATCTCTTGGATATTCGCCAAGAGTATAACCAACGCCGCAAATTTAGGGTTAGACTATGGTATTGTTGGTGGTGTTGCTTATGCTGGATATTATCTGTCATTTGCTGTAGCAGGTCTTGTAATTTATAAGATGAGACTACATGGAAAGTACACAAGTATTCATCATTTCTTATCCTCTAAATTTGGTAAATCAGCAGTAAATATTTTTTCCATTTTAATAGCATTTCGCCTATTCAATGAGGTTTGGAGTAACACTATGGTTATTGGTTCTTACTTTGGTGATATGGGTACGAGTCCATATTATTGGTCCATTTTAGTGTTTACCGGACTAACTTTAGCCTATGTACTCAAAGGAGGTATGAGTAGCTCGATTTTTACCGATGTTGTCCAAATGGGGCTATTTTCTATACTATTAGCGGTAATATTGTTCACTATTTTTGGGAAGGATAATGCAATCACCACTACCGAAGTAGTTAATTCAGGTATTTGGTCCTTTGAAACAGGGCTAAATTTATTATTCGCTGCATTACTACAATCCTTTAGTTACCCCTTTCATGACCCGGTGTTAACCGATAGAGGATTTATCAGTAGTCCGAAAGTAACATTGAAGAGTTTTTTATGGGCAAGTGTATTAGGTGCAATCTGTATCATCTTATTTAGTATTATCGGCGTGTATGCACAATTTCAAGGTATGCACGGTCAGGCTGCAGTACAAGTTGGTAAAGCATTTGGAACCGTAATATTATTAGTCATCAATTTCATCATGATCACATCAGCTGCATCTACATTAGACTCCACATTTTCATCATTTTCAAAATTATTGGCATTAGATTTAAATCTAGGAAATACATTAAAATTTGGTCGTTGGTCTATGGTAGCAATTGCTGTTTTAGGAACCATACCCGTTTTTTTAGATGCAGAGATTTTATCTGCTACAACAATTAGCGGAACCATGGTAATAGGGCTAACTCCCGTTTTTATATTTTGGAAGGATAAAGCACCTAAAATCAGTTTTCACTTAAGCGTATTTATAGGATTACTATTTGGGTTCCTTTTAATTTTTAACTGGTTTCCAGATAGTTTGATTTTCACGACCGGCAAGTATGCCGATTTACTTTGGATTAATTTTTGGGGCATTTTATGTTGCCTATTCGTTTATATAATACCTACATGGATAAAGAAATAAAACATATTGGTGCCAAGAACGGAAAGCTATTGCTTTTTGGTGGCGTGTATAGTAATCTTCAAGCTTTGGAGCAACTGATTTCCATTGCTGAAGAAGCAGGAATTCAACCCGAGAACTGTATAAGCACCGGAGACCTTACCGGCTATTGTGCACAACCAGAAGAAACGGTACAACTGTTTCAAAAATGGGGCGCGATTAGTATTGCTGGCAATGTAGAATTGCAACTAGCAAACGATAGCGAAGATTGTGGTTGCGATTTTAAGAGTGGTAGCCGTTGCGACGATTTTTCGAAAATGTGGTTTCCATATACTAAAGGGCACTTATCGCAACAGTCTTTAGAGTGGATGAAGGAAATTCCCGAGTACATCAGTTTTGACTATGGCAGCAAAAAAGTTACGGTAGTCCATGGAAATTATGGTAATACCTCAGAATTTGTATTTAAATCAAACGCCACGGAAAGTAAAGAACACTGTTTTCAAGAGACCAATAGTGATATAATTATTGCGGGGCATTGTGGTTTACCTTTTCATCAAA harbors:
- a CDS encoding Do family serine endopeptidase — protein: MKSDTNTRSAWKVYFFSAVIALAVSYGVIHFNKQEIKESTGVTVVESVPGAQALYTKDNEGNIKPLDFTETSEKVLDAVVHIKSTQTGSSNQSQGARELPDPFKEFFGDMFKGQSPHGMQSQPRVGTGSGVIINDKGYIVTNNHVIDNADEVEVTLYNNQSYKATVIGTDPTTDLALLQIKADNLKTMSLVNSDDVEVGEWVLAVGNPLGLNSTVTAGIVSAKARSIHINTDKFAVESFIQTDAAINPGNSGGALVNLDGNLVGINTAIASTTGTYTGYGFAVPSNIVTKVVEDLLKFGNVQRGMLGVSIRTMDSNLAKEKNVDFTKGVWVEQVGEDSGADLAGMESGDIIVSVNGKETGTSPRLQEIIAGKRPGDKVAIVVNRNGKEKELEVELHNSQGGTDIIKKEEKEVFNFLGADFENVDKDIAKKFGLDGGVQVTKLYPGKIKKETQMKEGFIITHIDGKRVKDVDDVAAILENKKGGVMLEGVYEDGTKNYYAFGLDS
- a CDS encoding TIGR04282 family arsenosugar biosynthesis glycosyltransferase, giving the protein MNSLSTTAILVFANSAKEDLANKHIAKGEKLFDVLTQTTLKKAKNTGLPVFHFSDKDQVGATFGERFTNAIANVFERGFSNIITIGNDTPHLNTQHLKHTAQQLAMGKTVIGPSNDGGFYLLGLQKSNFEVTEFQNLPWQRFSLYHQISLWLQEEASELIKLPVLQDLDNERDLESILSFSSGLSSTILMLIIGLLKRSRSLYYTKQNFSTLFPNSFLYNKGSPEVSFI
- a CDS encoding SusC/RagA family TonB-linked outer membrane protein; translated protein: MRHLTLVLTLFMINMVNAQETITGIVTDTDGNTIPYVNILLSGTVTGSTTNENGMYTIDVPNLSGNIEFSVLGYQSQVVAINNRSTINITLEDSSEVLDEVVLTALGLKRETKELGYVVQSLDAKGVTEVKSVNFLDNLSGKLAGVTINQGATGVGSSSKITIRGEASFSNNNPLFIVDGVPINNNSVFNFTNEAAAGFQEIDFGNGAMDVNPDDIAEVSVLKGPSAAALYGTRASNGVIIIETKSGKNTKGLGVSYNTSFFVDSAFQLPDFQNEYGQGNSGEFAFVDGLGGGTNDLITYSWGPRLDVGNLIPQYDSPVTLADGTVVRGGDTALYNGNTITPTEFKSNPDNLKNFYETGTTLINNIAISNGFEKGNYRLSFTDLRSESIIPGVNLDRQTVSAKLNFQPIDRLRINSSISYINSNSDNRPSNGYGSENANYSLVAWGPRSLNIENLKNYWQPGLEGIQQYSYNYTFFDNPYFILNENTNSFNRDRVFGNISASYDISEHITASIRTGMDYSSELRQLKRAYSSNRFSNGAYAEHDVFYREVNTDFLLNYANQFNDFKVDVSLGGNRLDQKAFTSQAQTTSLAQPGIFRLSNAASPIEVFEFESNKRINSFYGLAKFGYKDFLFLDITGRNDWSSALAAPFSVDNTSFFYPSVSSSFILSEVVDLPKVISFAKLRASWAQVGNDTNPYQTTGAFVAQTPFNGQPTFSNSNTIANANLQPELTSSFEVGADVRFFGDQLRFDVSYYNALTKDQIISLPIGISSGYTQQVVNGGEVRSKGVEIILGISPILSENLKWNSTLNFSTNRSTVESLPQDEGRLTLAYSRIYDSQNQTVFLQAEEGGRVGDLYGTGYLKNENGDFILTDEGRYIPDNELQKLGNYNPDFMLGFNNQFNYKNWNLGFLFDWRQGGIIVSRTRALGNVGGQLAETANRPEEGIIPEGVVNTGTADNSVYTENTVAVSAESYYRQFYDRNHEENNTYDASFLKLRQLSVGYTFDNLSIFNQDATLSLSLIGKNLFAITENPHFDPEQLAVQGQGFISGVEDMSYATTRSIGFKAGFNF
- a CDS encoding SusD/RagB family nutrient-binding outer membrane lipoprotein encodes the protein MKHIYSILILLLVIGCTKDFEEINTNTNDPVAVQPSLLLRQVIYDFGEQMSYEGFTAGNLLGQYSTSLDFNLFDRHDLKSPQLGGNPWPIFYQNLRDNEIILNLSQENTAYTVYEGPARIMKAYMAAGLTDLFGDVPYSEAFKGDTETVTAVYDSQESIYMDEGGIFDNLDKGILAIQNYSGTIALEGDILFNGDLNGWIRFANSLKIKYLMRVSGKIDVASQLQAIASEGNFINDNSENAIFNFTDGEPNSFRLAQLRIGDFNNYVLSETMDEILTDLNDPRIAQLYQPFANSTDGGYNGLLNGIDASVGVSLADYSLLGTIFRENTGLLDANFMTSMETHFLLAEAAQKGLITADAESLYNTGVTQAFEYWLVDLPADYLTVDASLTNGNPIENIITQKWIANSINGYEGWVEYRRTGFPQLKTISASLNNDLIPIRMPYPAEEEALNNANYTEASNNTEGNSINVAVWWDE
- a CDS encoding sodium:solute symporter family transporter yields the protein MTEVKIWQWGLIIASSLALFFLSPWAKDTNQFFKAVQKKKAPNTFMLMGSLIISWIFAKSITNAANLGLDYGIVGGVAYAGYYLSFAVAGLVIYKMRLHGKYTSIHHFLSSKFGKSAVNIFSILIAFRLFNEVWSNTMVIGSYFGDMGTSPYYWSILVFTGLTLAYVLKGGMSSSIFTDVVQMGLFSILLAVILFTIFGKDNAITTTEVVNSGIWSFETGLNLLFAALLQSFSYPFHDPVLTDRGFISSPKVTLKSFLWASVLGAICIILFSIIGVYAQFQGMHGQAAVQVGKAFGTVILLVINFIMITSAASTLDSTFSSFSKLLALDLNLGNTLKFGRWSMVAIAVLGTIPVFLDAEILSATTISGTMVIGLTPVFIFWKDKAPKISFHLSVFIGLLFGFLLIFNWFPDSLIFTTGKYADLLWINFWGILCCLFVYIIPTWIKK